A region of the Streptomyces durocortorensis genome:
GCCCCGCCCCGATCCCGGCGGCCAGTTCGGCGGCCGCGCGCAGGAGCGGTACGGACGGCAGGAGGGCGCTCGCGGTGGGGATCTGAACAACACGGTCTGTGTGAACAACACGGTCAGTGTGAACAACACGGTCGGTATGCACAGCACGGTCAGTGTGCACAGCACGGTCGGCCTCGGGCTCCGGAGCGGCCGGGCCGAGGCGGTCCGCGAGGACGTGCTCCAGGGCGTGCGGCAGGAGGGCGGCCATCCGCTCGTCGGGGGCGGCGGTGAGCTCCAGCCAGGCGGTGGGCCGGTCACGGACGAGCAGCAGGGCGCAGCCGGTGTGGATCAGTGCCTCGACGGCCCCTGCCGGGTGTCCGGCCGCCTGCTGCCAGACCCGCTCGCGGAGGGGGACCTCAGCAAGTTTCCCCTGGTCGCGCAGCCACTGCTCGACCTCGGGCAGCGAGAAGGACGGACTGGCGCCGGTGCCACCGACGGGCTGGGGGAAATCGGCGTGGCGGCGGCGCCAGTTACTGACGGCGGCACGCCCCACCCCCGCGAGCCGCGCGATCCCGGCCGCGGTGACCTCGGTCGAGTTCTCCGGCACTGGCTCTCTCCCTGGTCTGTCCACGTAGTACGTCCGCGCACTGCCTGCCCGCGAGCATAGCGACTCTCCCGCACCACACCCACAAAGACCATTACCCAACCCGTCACTCGTGAACCGTGTTGACTCGGTTCACAGCTTCTGTTGTTATTGACCCGTCCTCACCGGGCCACTTCCGCTCACTCTGTTCGGCGCCCCGCGCCCCTCTCCCCGGAGCCCTGACCATGCGTCTCATCACCCGCATTTCCGTCAACACCGTCTGCGCGCTGTCGCTGTTCGGCCTCGCCGCATGCGGCGCGGGCTCCGGGCCAGAGGAGACCGGGCCGTTCGCGAACCAGTCGGGGCCGGAGGTCGCCAACAAGGCCCTCACGGCCACGAGCAAGGTGAAGTCCCTGCGGATCGGCCTCGACATGACCACCTCCGACGGCCGGATCAAGGCCGACTTCGCCACAAGCCTGGGCGGCGACTGCACGGGGACCATGAGCATGGGCGGTACGGGCACGATGGAGGTCATCAAGACCGGCGACAGGGTCTACACGAAGCTCGACGAGGCCCTGTTGCGCGAACAGGGGAAGGGTGAGCCGAAGGCCGACATCGACGCGGCGGTCAAGCTGATAGCGGGCCGCTGGATGGAGTCGAAGGCCTCGGACCCGGACGCCGAGGAAGCGACCGAGTTCTGCGATCTGAAGGCCATCCTGAAGGAGTTCGAGGCGACCGACAACGCCGCTCGCAAGGTGGGCCCCTCGGAGGTGACGGGCAAGCCGGCCCTGCGCCTCACGGAGAAGGACGGCAAGGAGACGTTCACCTTCGACGTCGCCGCCGAGGGCGAGCCGTATCTCCTGCGCGTCACGTCCAAGGGCGGCGAGGAACCGATGACGATGAACCTCTCCGACTTCGACGTGCCGGTCGTGGCGAAGAAGCCCGCCGCGAAGGACATGGTCGACCTGGAGGGCTGAGGCTCAGGTCGACCTGGAGGGCCAGGCAGTGTCCGGCGGATCATGAGGCCGTAGGGGCTGACCGTGAATACCGACCTCTGGCGTCCTGAGGTCTGGATATGCGTCGGGGCCGTGACGTGATCCGTCCGGGCTGGTGCGCCGGATGCCCGCGGTATCCGGCGCGCCCGGCAGTCGACCGGCGGCTGGGCGCAGGGGCGGCTCAGCGATGCGCCGCGCGCTACGCGGCAATTCAGCGTTTGGGATCTGCGACGATCATCCCGCCCCGCCGCGTGCCGCGGTAGCGGCGTAAAACGCGTTGCGCCGGCTGTGGGTGGACCGCGAGGATCGGGAGCATGCCGCCCGTGAAGATCGAGATCCGGCCTTACGCCAACGATGACTGGGACGCGATCGCGCGAATTCACGATGCCGCGCGCCTTGACGAGTTGCGCGATTCCGCCGGTGTCGAGGCATTCCTGACGCTCGCGCAGACCGCTGAGCAGGAGGGGCTGTTCGACGGCCAGTTGTGGGTGGCGGAGGCCGACGGGAGCGTAGCCGCTTTCGTCGCGCTCGATGACGACGAGGTCACCTGGCTGTACGTCGACCCGCAGCGCTACCGACAGGGAATCGGCAGGGCACTGCTGCGCCACGCACTTGCCGCTGCCGGCCCGAGGGTTGAAGTCACCGTGCTCGACGGCAACCCAGCCGCCGAGGCGCTCTACGCCAGTGAGGGATTCGTCGTCACAGAGACCCGGACCGGCGCACTGGTCGGCAATGAGGCGTTCACCGCCACCGGCCACATCATGCACCGCGACACCACGACGGCACCCACCAGCGTCACTGGCTGATTCAAGTCTTCTCACGGCCCAACCCTGCTGCGGGGACAAGGGCCCTACTGATGAACTGTCCGGCGGGCCGGTCGAGGAACCAGACGATTGAGGCCGTGCCGGGTGAGGACACGGTGCACCGTCGAGGCGGGCAGGCCGAGGACCGGCCCGAGTCGTACGGGTCCGAACCTCCACCACACACGGGGGCCTTCGCCATGATCAAGCCCGACCAGCGTCAACAACGCCCGTGATCAACGCACCCAGGGCCCGGAGCGGCCCGGAGCGGTGAAGGGCCCCGCCCTCACACCCGGTGGCGCACCCAGACGTTGGGCTCGGTGTACACCGCGTACCCGTGCGCGAGCGCGCAGTGCACCGGGACCAGCGCCCC
Encoded here:
- a CDS encoding GNAT family N-acetyltransferase; protein product: MKIEIRPYANDDWDAIARIHDAARLDELRDSAGVEAFLTLAQTAEQEGLFDGQLWVAEADGSVAAFVALDDDEVTWLYVDPQRYRQGIGRALLRHALAAAGPRVEVTVLDGNPAAEALYASEGFVVTETRTGALVGNEAFTATGHIMHRDTTTAPTSVTG